TCCTGAAAGGTTAATTCTTTGTGAACCATTTGTACCTTTTTGGAAGGAATTAATATCTTTAAAGATAGCATCAAATTTGATGTGCCTTAACATATATACAAATTTCATTGCCCATTTGATTTTTCATGTATGAAATATTGATCATGTCACACGGCTCTCTATATGTCGGTCCAATTTATATCttgatattttatatcacctaaattattcaataatttaacatataactTTACGAACACAAATCACACAAtctctttcaaatatataaaagcACCTTTGTAGAGTTGTGGTGGTACTGGAATCCGGGACCCTTGATAGGGATGATGGGATGCGTGTGTTTTGTAAATTGTTGAGTTGTTTCCAATTAAAACCACATATTTAGGTGTCAAGTTTAATGATCTTGTTTGCTCCAAATTTGTGAAATGTGGGACGTGCCagatgcaaatgcaaatggattatatatatgttcatAAGAACTTTCATTCTTGATTCAGTAATTTTACAACTCTATTATATGAAGCGTTGATCTACTTACATGCATCCAAACAAACAATAAAATGAAATGATTCATTGGGATCTCATATTCAATACATTGCAGTACCCTATGATATATACGCAGTTTCTAAAAAGAGAGGCTGGAAATAGCcctttgaaacttcaaaaacatGGCCATTTCCCAGTTGCAGATTCTTACTGAATTTCATGGATGAAAAAGAATCCTTTTTGGGgtttatttttcatgcatgaaATTCATAAACTTGTGATCACTATCCCCTAATTGGCCTGGTCTTGTGAATCTAGTGGCCTCCCAATCCTTTATCCTCAGATCCCTTCATAATCCTTAGCCTTTTGCAAGAAATGACGAACATTTCCCATGGAACATCTCCCACCAACATCCAGTCCCCATCCTTGTCTTCATATGTTGGGGAAAATTCAGATCCATTGTACCCTTCCCTCTCCGAATATACCCCTGAAAAAGTTATCAAATAAAGATTTAAAAACCATCCATTTCTACATAGTTTCTTGAATTTAGAATTTGTTTCATACCTATGGTGCACTTGAACATGCTCTCCAATGCCTTGAGCAGATCAAGGTAGTTCTTGTAAGCATTGAGATCGATCTTCCTTAGATATGGAGCCCCATCCATGCTCACCTTCACGAAAATCCCAGATGCATCCGACTCCAGTTTCTTGGAGAGAACATTCTTCCGGTAAGATCCCACCGGCGGCCACCCGACCACTTGGGCCCTGCGATTATTCGGGCACATTTTTAGATCTCAGGATGCAATGTTAAATAACAGTGTGATAAGGTTGTCTGGGTAGGCTTACTTGGGAGATGGAGCTCTGCATTCTTGCTGCTGATACGAAACTTTCTCTATTTCCGATGAAGATCTCTTGTTGGTTTTCGCGCAAGATGGTGGCGGCTTTTGCTCGGATTCTTGGGATCCCGGCAATCCGAGGCGGAGCTCGGTTGCTTGCAGATTTAGATCGTTGGCtgccatttatttattttttaaacttgtGCGAATTTTGGTTTGTTTAATGGGAGAGTTCTTGGAAAAGTTTTATAGCGGAAGAGTTTTGGGAGGGGGAGATATAGTACGACTGTACGTGGACGCCCAACAGCAGGATTATGGTCCCCACGCGCTATCCTGTGCGCGTGTTAAAAGCTTCTCTAAAATGAAAAGTGTTCTTCcatcttattaatttatagtATTATTCTTATATTTTCAATGCCAAACTTAGACTCTCAAACAAAGTACCTCAATTCTTCTGATGATCTGAGCCTTCTCTCAATCTCATATGTTTATCTTCGATGCTACTCCTCTCCATTATGTTGGGACCACACATTTTACGTGAAATACTTGGAACATTGTCCGTTTCGATCTCATCATGGATTTACTGGAATCCCTCATCTCTTTCGTTTAAGTATCCAAATATTCCACCCACTTGAATCGATCTATACCAATGATTTCGTTCTCTCAGACAACCCTACTTGTTGTCACATGAAAATCACATATCTCTACAATAATATTATGTTGTCCACTTTGAACTTACGTTCTCGTGAATTTGTTTTTTGTCTTTACCAAAAGTAGTATATCTGAATTTAGGTTTCATGTTTAAGACGAGTTCACGGATTAGCACAAAACTTccatcaaataaaaatttaaatgtagaatgggaaattatattttaaagacAAATAATTACTCATTGTATAGATctactatattataatttatattcatCGCTCCTGATATCGATACAAACTATTTAATAATTCCTCAAACTTTATCATAAAATTGGGAGtataaaagaataataaatcaatatataaaattatttgttgTGGGGACATAACAGATATACATGGTGGTACAATTAGTGACAAATCCCATGACTCCTTTCATGCAACGAGGGAACCAAGGTGGGGACACCAACGGTGGGGATGAGTTCTCTGGGTCTTGGTAAAATCAATTCTTAACCATTGGATcacttatttaaaatataataatttttttagataaatATTTATCAAGTCAACTTTTTGTGCATTTAACGGAAATTATGGCTATCAaaagtaatatttaaaaattagatttaatcACTTcatgtgaattttaaatttagggCGTTTTtaacattatatattttataatatttttattgaaatctTCAAAGATGCCCTACTTATAATTACATAAATGTAAttgaattttaatataatcattattaaataatgtttaatatTTGTGTCGATGGACGAGTTCTTGGGATATTGGTAAAATCAATTTATAGACATTGGATCATGCATCtaagatatttttataaaaaaaatttatttctagaTGAGATATATATTGCGAACTTGAGAATTTGATGTTAGATGAACTACAAATTATCGATATTATTAAACAAATTTTGGTATTAAATTAGACGGGTCGAACAAATACTCACGACGCTTTGGAGAAGAAGGAAATTTTGGGGAAAACAAAAAAAGCAGGATCAATTTGGGATAATgcaaaacttatgtgagacggtcttacggatcgtattttatgagacagatctcttatttgagtcatccatgaaaaaatattactttttatgctaaaagtattactttttattgttaatatcggtagggttggtccgtctcacatataaagattcgtgagaccatcttacAAGAAACATACTCATTGGATAATGGGGAACTAAATCGAGAAAGTGacaaaaaatgatgaaataaataaaaattatccaGTTGAATAATTTAAATACTTTTATAATTAGAATATAACAACAATTTGAatgacattattttattttgaaaaatttattttcaatttcctTTTAAAATGAGGGGCAAATATCCATAGGACCATCAGCCCATGTGTGGTGGGGCCGGGATCGTCGGTATATGGGCTTGGCAGGGCACATGTAGGTATTGATTGATGGACCCTTTTCTGTGTGTAAATTGGGTGAATTGTATGTGACTtgttatatgaattaaaaaaaattgaatttaagcttaatattattttttactttgaaaacttttataatatatttatcctCAATTtggggatttatttaattttgtctgtcaatataatatatgatgAAAACTATCGTTTGGAAAGTAGGACATCGGATCCTAATGTTTCAAGTTGGATgtttattaagatttttattatcTTCTTGTAATAATTTTTGGAATAAGAAATAAGCCTCAATCCATGACTATTCGGGCAATCGCCtcaaaaactttattttattaaaagttataattaataataacgatgaaattctgatttttttaaacTACATAGTAGCTCAAGTATCACGTTTCTACTTTTTCACAAGCAAAAACAATTATTGTTTTTCGACAATCTTCTTCCGAATAATTACACTACTTGTGAtccatgaaaataaaaaatatgacatTCACTATAACGAAAGTTtcatcattttatcaaaaattataattagcgGTAACAGTACAACTCAATCGCCACATTAAAGATCTCTTACTCACCAAAAAAGAGTTATTGTGTTtgagcaaaaacttgtatgagacggtctcacaggacgtattttgtgagacagatctcttatttgagttatccatgaaaaaatattactttttattataaatatcggtatgattaactcgtctcacagataaatattcgtgagatcgtctcacaagaaacataTTCTATTGTTTGTGTTTCAAATACAATGACAACATGAAATGTGAGATATCATGGTGGAAGAGGAAGATAAGGACATCACTCAccataatttgtttttttttaaaaaaaaacaaaaacacacctttgatttaatatttaatataagatTCTATAAGCAATTAAATCCtcaacttttaaaaattaatttcctAAATAGAAAACAACCTGTGAGGCTTTATGTGCCAAAAACAAATTCCCCTCTCATCCACCAAAATAACAACTAAAAATGGCTGAAAGTACAAAGCAAGTGggcattggataaaaataaactaAGTGTCACATTAAGCATGCTGGCATTCTACCCCAAAAGGTCCACTTCTTGAAaacattatattatgatttttttttttccaaattgctTTGAATTTCATATCACATTGGATGATACTTTGTTTCATTATATTTGATGTGTCATAATATACGTGGCTGTCGGataaaatacttattttatattttccgATATAACTAGTTGTAatgataatttaaattttttagactTTATAGTAACTTAAACATCACGTTTTAATCGTTTTAGTAGAAAATGTagctttaaaaaatttagttaTTATTCTTTAATATTTGGATTTTGTTTAATAATGTTATATAAATGCATTGATACGGATATAAGGTTCAAAGAATCGAGCCAACACGTGTGGGTCTTGCCACACGTGGACGAAGGTATGGGTTTTAGTTTTTGGGCCCAATCGTAGCCCATCCCAGCCAATAGAGGCCCTACTTTCAGTCCTTACTGTCAGTTTGGGCCATACCAGTAAGGAGTTTTCGTCCACATTTTTCGTACAATAATTCGATGGTACGTACCACATAATATAACATTATGGATAAATTCAATAAATGTAATATGTCAATTATGCTTTTGAATGTCATATTTCTATCTCTATTTTTGTTTGATTCGATTGTAGTTTTGTTATCGtctaattcatataattaaatcattaataacGTTGTTAGATTTTTATAATTACATGGTATTATTAATTTAGTTATACGATTTTGATACataatcatataaatataattgattaaacgaaagatatataacaaaaaatttgatACCACGACATAAATAAgactaaaattaatattttgcatTCTAAAAAATACTAATACTAAAATATATGTCATCAAGTGTCGGCCAAAAATACTCGTTAATCAATTTATAGGCTTAATAGCTTCAAAAGGagccaagaaaatgaagagggTAGATACTATACTGTAAGAAAATGTTGCTATTTTGAAGGCAATAATTTTCTTTATAGAAGAAAtagtatataaaattttgaacttttttaTTACAAAGCAGCGTCTATCCTATCCCTCAAAGGGAGAATACAAAGTTGGTGATGCAagagtaaataaataacaaaattcaTCTTATTAGAGCCTAGTCTATTGATCCTTTAATGAATCAGAAACATTGTATTCATGTTTTTATGCTACATATAAAGGCATAACAAGCCTCAACACCTTGCATGAACTAATCCAGGTAACATGTTCCCGATCGAGTTGAACACACAAGCAAATGTTGCCACCGTGTTCGACTAACTTGCAGCCACTACACATGGGCGTTTTACACCCCTTCTCCGTTTCTTGTCATCATCAGAATGCTGCAAAGGTGGACCAGAAGTGAGGCACATTGGAAATCGTGAATTGAGAGATCGTAACATGTgcaaaatattaaagaaaatgtgACCAAATCACTTGGAACTTTTACCTAGATTGTTACTTTTCAAAGATCATTTCAAGATTATAAGATGGAAAGATT
This genomic window from Primulina huaijiensis isolate GDHJ02 chromosome 7, ASM1229523v2, whole genome shotgun sequence contains:
- the LOC140980665 gene encoding auxin-induced protein 22D-like; the encoded protein is MAANDLNLQATELRLGLPGSQESEQKPPPSCAKTNKRSSSEIEKVSYQQQECRAPSPKAQVVGWPPVGSYRKNVLSKKLESDASGIFVKVSMDGAPYLRKIDLNAYKNYLDLLKALESMFKCTIGVYSEREGYNGSEFSPTYEDKDGDWMLVGDVPWEMFVISCKRLRIMKGSEDKGLGGH